In Candidatus Nanosynbacter lyticus, one genomic interval encodes:
- a CDS encoding DUF2797 domain-containing protein — MPSDFLLAYVSFNNENKPFIDCQVGDEIERRELFGQDLSLEFDFSTKYCTGWVDFENHCSQICPDSTTVDGKYENCLKCRDRTGFNPAFYNADSVSAQQEKINQNPHFVYLAYFAPGVIKVGISQEERGIRRLLEQGARLALKLETFSSALIARQYEAKISALDGIVETMPIHKKLELIKQPFERAAGEKKLRQKLLEIEQKIGVLFPKSELIACEDYFHTNDIDLALAIIMKDQNKLVGRVHSVIGSIVITEHKDQLLAYNLKKFIGYQAHKITGDIELELPSEQLTLF; from the coding sequence ATGCCGAGTGATTTTTTACTCGCTTACGTCAGTTTTAATAACGAGAATAAGCCGTTTATTGACTGTCAGGTTGGTGACGAAATTGAGCGGCGGGAATTGTTTGGGCAAGATTTATCGCTTGAATTTGACTTCTCGACCAAATATTGCACTGGCTGGGTAGATTTTGAAAATCATTGCAGCCAAATTTGTCCAGATTCCACCACGGTTGACGGCAAATATGAAAACTGCCTGAAATGCCGTGATCGGACTGGTTTTAATCCTGCGTTTTATAACGCCGATTCGGTGTCAGCACAGCAAGAAAAGATTAATCAAAACCCGCACTTCGTCTATCTGGCATATTTCGCGCCAGGAGTCATTAAAGTCGGCATCTCGCAAGAAGAACGCGGCATTCGGCGATTGCTGGAGCAGGGAGCGCGCTTAGCGTTAAAATTGGAGACATTCTCTTCGGCGTTAATTGCTCGACAATACGAGGCGAAAATTTCCGCGCTGGACGGAATTGTCGAGACTATGCCGATTCATAAAAAACTTGAGCTTATAAAGCAACCTTTTGAACGCGCAGCTGGCGAGAAGAAGTTGCGGCAAAAACTACTTGAAATTGAGCAAAAGATTGGTGTGTTATTTCCAAAATCCGAGCTAATTGCTTGCGAAGATTATTTTCATACTAACGACATCGATCTAGCACTAGCTATAATCATGAAAGACCAAAATAAACTTGTCGGGCGCGTCCACAGCGTTATTGGCTCGATTGTCATCACCGAGCATAAAGACCAGCTACTAGCTTACAATCTCAAAAAGTTCATCGGCTACCAGGCGCATAAAATTACTGGAGATATTGAGCTGGAACTACCAAGCGAGCAGTTGACGCTATTTTGA